A genomic stretch from Pochonia chlamydosporia 170 chromosome 4, whole genome shotgun sequence includes:
- a CDS encoding 2,5-diketo-D-gluconic acid reductase A (similar to Cordyceps militaris CM01 XP_006669061.1), translated as MAPSAITPETSPERRISVKKAAVQNRSHSSSVSSVASIKLNDGNSIPQVALGVYKAPNGQETEDAVTAALDAGYRHIDSAARYANEEACGRAIRRWLQKTGTPREEVFVCSKLWDADHGYEATFKALCSSLDKLGLDYLDLYLIHSPAENEQRRLESWRALETAQQLGKVKSIGVSNFGAAHIENLLDNATVIPAVNQVEVHPFCQREALVELCNKHGIKIEAYSPLARGNKLEDPTINAIAKKYNKTPAQILLNWNAARGNVVLPKSLTASRIQSNLDSFDFTLSAEDVETINALGSENYVTGSMHKSAD; from the coding sequence ATGGCTCCCTCCGCTATCACTCCTGAGACCTCGCCTGAGCGTCGCATCTCGGTCAAGAAGGCCGCTGTCCAGAACCGATCTCACAGCAGCTCCGTCTCATCTGTTGCTTCAATTAAGCTGAACGATGGCAACTCCATTCCCCAGGTTGCGCTCGGTGTCTACAAGGCTCCTAACGGTCAGGAGACCGAGGATGCTGTCACCGCCGCCCTCGACGCTGGCTACCGTCACATTGATTCTGCTGCCCGGTATGCCAACGAAGAAGCTTGCGGCCGTGCCATCCGCCGCTGGCTTCAAAAGACTGGAACTCCCCGTGAGGAAGTTTTCGTCTGCTCAAAACTCTGGGATGCCGACCACGGCTATGAGGCTACCTTCAAGGCTCTCTGCTCCTCCCTGGACAAGCTTGGCCTTGACTACTTGGATCTCTATCTGATTCACTCTCCCGCTGAGAATGAGCAGAGGCGCCTTGAGAGTTGGCGTGCGCTTGAAACCGCTCAGCAGCTCGGCAAAGTCAAGTCTATTGGTGTTTCCAACTTCGGAGCTGCCCATATCGAGAATCTTCTCGACAACGCCACCGTTATCCCTGCTGTCAACCAGGTCGAGGTTCACCCCTTCTGCCAGCGCGAGGCTCTCGTCGAACTCTGCAACAAGCACGGCATCAAGATTGAAGCTTACTCTCCCCTGGCCCGTGGTAACAAGTTGGAGGACCccaccatcaacgccattgccaagaagTACAACAAGACTCCAGCCCAGATCCTGCTTAACTGGAATGCCGCCCGGGGTAACGTTGTCCTTCCCAAGAGCTTGACCGCTTCTCGCATCCAGAGCAACTTGGACAGCTTTGACTTCACCCTGTCAGCTGAGGACGTTGAGACAATCAATGCTCTGGGCTCAGAGAACTACGTCACCGGATCCATGCACAAGTCCGCCGACTGA